From a single Xanthobacter dioxanivorans genomic region:
- a CDS encoding lysozyme family protein translates to MPPSAGADPFIAEAGADDPLAISITSGNRVILPEPPRTPEAAMRLIEQFVGQAIVRVGVTRYPAGHGISDPSELSPGLVDPCENIRMGTALFGKVHRIVTHARGAADGSAFTQSLEAWRTGMFEGRYVFGEADPGPLSTAEAELDHDEVPSVTGEDPDPATVPDRTAVQDGEALDPNHAGIRIDLSPIGTGRDP, encoded by the coding sequence ATTCCGCCCTCAGCCGGAGCCGACCCCTTCATCGCCGAGGCCGGCGCCGACGATCCGTTGGCGATCTCGATCACCTCCGGGAATCGCGTCATCCTGCCGGAGCCGCCCCGCACGCCCGAGGCCGCAATGCGCCTCATTGAGCAGTTTGTCGGCCAGGCGATAGTGCGGGTCGGAGTGACGCGCTATCCGGCCGGCCACGGCATATCCGACCCCTCCGAGCTCAGTCCCGGCCTGGTCGATCCTTGCGAGAACATCCGCATGGGAACTGCTCTATTTGGAAAGGTTCACCGGATTGTCACTCACGCCCGCGGCGCGGCCGACGGGTCGGCGTTCACCCAATCCCTCGAGGCTTGGCGGACGGGCATGTTCGAGGGCCGATATGTCTTCGGCGAGGCCGATCCGGGTCCGCTATCCACGGCGGAAGCGGAACTCGATCATGACGAGGTACCCAGCGTTACCGGCGAAGACCCCGATCCCGCTACGGTTCCCGACCGGACGGCGGTTCAAGACGGAGAGGCGCTCGATCCGAACCACGCTGGAATTCGAATCGACCTCTCCCCCATTGGTACTGGAAGAGATCCATAG
- a CDS encoding alpha/beta fold hydrolase, protein MSIEPITGRYVAIEQGGERYRIYFEEAGQGRPVLCLHTAGADTRQWRHVMNDRRFIAHNRFVAFDMPWHGKSLPPEGFETREYLLTTEAYVETILALMVALGLDRPVLAGCSMGGRIALQLAALHPDRFAGFIAIEASDYQPAWYDIDWFHRPDAHGGEMGAALVSANISPHAPNAERWNTQWMFMQSGPGVFRGDLSFYTRDNSLVARLNLIDTSKTPVHLLVGAYDLTCTPEDARRTADAISGATLAVMDELGHFPMSEHPEGFAPFFADALARMPK, encoded by the coding sequence ATGAGCATCGAACCGATCACCGGTCGCTATGTTGCCATCGAGCAGGGCGGCGAGAGATACCGGATCTATTTCGAGGAAGCAGGCCAGGGGCGCCCCGTGCTGTGCCTGCATACCGCTGGTGCCGATACCCGGCAATGGCGCCATGTGATGAACGACCGGCGCTTCATCGCCCACAATCGGTTCGTCGCCTTTGACATGCCCTGGCACGGCAAGTCGCTGCCACCGGAAGGGTTCGAGACCCGCGAATACCTGCTGACCACCGAGGCCTATGTAGAAACCATCCTGGCGCTCATGGTGGCGCTGGGTCTCGACCGGCCGGTACTGGCCGGCTGCTCAATGGGCGGGCGCATCGCGCTGCAATTGGCCGCGCTGCATCCCGATCGGTTCGCCGGTTTCATTGCCATCGAGGCCAGCGACTACCAGCCCGCCTGGTACGACATCGACTGGTTCCACCGTCCCGATGCCCATGGCGGGGAAATGGGCGCAGCGCTGGTTTCGGCCAATATCAGCCCTCATGCGCCCAATGCCGAACGCTGGAATACGCAATGGATGTTCATGCAATCGGGGCCGGGCGTGTTCCGCGGAGACCTGAGCTTCTACACCCGCGACAACAGCCTGGTAGCGCGGCTGAACCTGATCGACACGAGCAAAACTCCGGTGCACCTGCTCGTCGGCGCCTATGACCTGACCTGCACGCCCGAAGACGCCAGACGGACCGCCGATGCCATCTCCGGCGCCACGCTGGCCGTGATGGATGAACTCGGTCATTTCCCGATGAGCGAGCATCCCGAGGGTTTTGCTCCCTTCTTCGCGGATGCGCTCGCGCGAATGCCGAAATGA